The genomic interval gattctgctttcactgccatggctgcatcctatgaaatccagggTTTGTAGTGCAGtgagagctttctggctgagaactTGAAATAcctctgcaaatcccaggtttctatagGATGTATCctggacagttaaaatggaatcataccaCTATAACTGTATCATGAGATACAGGTTGGGCAAAGCTGTTGCAGAGCCTCCTACTTTCTTATGCATTTGTACAAAGTTTTCATGCTCAAAACCATGGGTGCTTTCCTGTTAATAGATCTAGACCCTTTATTTATAACATATTCACGTAACACATATTTATGAGTACAGGATATGTTTCTGTTAGCTCACTGTCTTTTGCACAAGTGTGTGTCAAATTGCTTTGGTGCACTAACATATGACTTGCACATTCCCTCCTGTACATGCACATGCACAGCCTTTTAGCTTGTTGTGAATGTGCAGACATTTCTGCCAGGTTGGTAGTCAAACTTGCAAAAAATTCTCACATGTTGGATATCACAGTGTGGTCTTTTGTGCTTCTGGAACAAGATATACACTTGGTCCAGTTTTGTTCAGAGctcaatggtggtggtggtggtggtgggttttttgcatggcaactcccagaagctaATGGCTGTGTCAGTTGGGGGATTCTGATAGTTGTTGTCCAAAAGTTAAATTTTCCCACCATACAATTTTGGAATAGAGAATTGCTAGGCTGGTATATCAAGGTGGCATCTGAGATTACCATCTTGAGTTTTTATCTGCACCCATCCTCTTTTTGTTTTCATGATGGCACTCCTGCTGTATTTGTGTTGGCAAAGGGTTGGATTAGATTACTTTGAGATTCCCTTCTAACTGTACCTTTCTATTGTTCTTGTATTCAGTCACACTTTTTCCTTCTCCATTCCCCTGTAGTCTCGGAGCATGCTCTCTGAGATGCTGGTCGGCAGTCCCAGTCCGCTGGGCCCATGCCCCCCGGGTGCTACATGGAGACCTTAGCAAACTTTCGGGACGAGTCCAAGAGTTTGTAGAACATGGGGTGAAACTTTGCCAGCCAGATAGCATCCACATCTGTGATGGGACTGAGAAGGAGAATGGCAAGATCTTGAACCTCCTGGAGTCGGAAGGAGTCATCAAGCCGCTGACCAAATATGAGAACTGGTGAGGACCTTTGTGGTCTGGGTATGAATGGGGGTTCCTGAAGGAAATGCAAAATTAGTgcatattctgtgcaaatttgGGGAGTGTTCTGTGGAGCCCCCTAATGGGGAAATACTTGGATTGCAGGCATAATTATACTATACCAGGAGTGTACAATCCCATATTCACTTTTTCTCCACAGCTGGCTAGCCAAGACCGACCCTAAGGATGTGGCCCGAGTGGAAAGCCGAACAGTTATTGTAACTGAGAACCAAAGGGACACACTGCCCATTCCTGCCCCTGAGGTCAAAGGGCAATTGGGCAACTGGATGAACCCCAAAACATTCCAGGAGGCAGTGGATGACCGGTTCCCTGGTTGCATGAAAGGTAAGGTGGAAATAGTTGTGGGGCACTGATGATATATTAGGGATTTTTCCTATCTAGAAAGACATTTTCAGcccttcaggtgttgttggactgcagctcccatcagcctcagccaatAGGCCCAGATATGAGGGGTGCTGGGAGTTGATGATCTATACAGTTCCCACCTTGATCTAGAAAGCACTGGCTCCAGGCTAGGACCCAATTTGGCAGGATCAGGAAAATTTAGCAAGGAAAGATACAGATCCTTGTTAATTTATTATTTCTCTGTCCCTCTTTGTTTATATTCAATCTGCTTATTAATTCAAATGcctatttatttttctctccccAACTAGGAAAACTTTTCTGCATCCCTCCCTGAAACCTTCTGCACATTCCAGTCCTTCCACATTCCTTCTTCAGTTTCCATTTATCACCCCCTCCATTTGTATGCCTTAATAGGGCTCTCTCTCAGTCCCACCTGCAGATATGAGACTCTTCCTTTAGAGTTGTTGCTTCACTCTCTTGCCTGTCAAGTGGTAGTTAAAAATGATTGATTTGAAGtcaagggctttcatggctggcatccatagtttttgtgggtttttcagtctatgtggccatgttctggaagagtttattcctgatgtttctccaacatctgtggctggcatcttcagagaatgctggcatggaagagagcggTTAATCTGTCtattggtctgttggtgaatggcaaggcctcaggtgtctatttaattagtcaTCCATTGTctgggttttcccagcagacaattattataaaaatattattatacaataaaaaactaattatttatttatcagatcttttaaagaaaaaccacatgctttattattattttagcctgCTGCCATTGGTTTGTATTGATTTTCATctattttatgaaacatttataaTTGATTTAGATTGGGGGCTcaattttctgcctctgggagccacacagactgccaaaatgccCCCAGCTTTTCTAAATAATTGATATgcgtccagtgggtttcctggtctctaaagtcatagtctaatgctcaagccactatgccacactggccctcCTGCATACATAGATGCATACATTTATTTTGATAAAAAATACTTACGGTATTTCCCAAACTCTTTATCCAGAGATCTCAGGGCAGTATACAATAAAACCCATCTaacagatttaaaacagaaaacataatttaaaaaatgatttcaaaaagcTAAAGACAAACTCAACATTTAGCAGGttaaaatacagattttaaaagctgaaataggttaaaatgaattaaaaccaTGTACACAAGGAGGGATCTTTGTGAAACCAATAAGGCCCCAAAAGATTTTTACCAAGAACCATATACATATTGGATATATCCTGTGTGAATATCAGGAATACTCTGTGGAGCCACCTCTTGGCAGAATACTTGCATTGTGAGCATAATTGtactttgtgtgcatgtgtgtttatatgtgccttcaagtcacctgtcgacttatggcaagcccatgaatttcatagggttttgttaggcaaggagtcctcagaggtgatttttctagttcattcctctgaaatatagcctatagcacctagtgatctcccatccaagtactaaccagggctgatcttgcttagcttccaagatcagccaggatctggtgcctttaggcaaTTTAGGACCAATTGTACTAGAAAAAGGATGGTCAAGGGAACCTGGAAAGGTCAAGAGTTGCGATGCAACTTTGCCTATCCCTGATGTTGCCTCAAATCAAACATATCAACAATGACCCTTCAGTTCCCCATTCTCTTTCTGTAGGGCGTACCATGTATGTCATCCCATATAGCATGGGTCCTATCGGCTCACCCCTGTCCAAAATTGGGATCCAGCTAACAGACTCAGCCTATGTGGTCGCCAGCATGCGCATCATGACCCGCATGGGTGTTGCCGCCCTCCGCACTCTGGGAGACGGGGAATTTGTCAAGTGCCTCCATTCTGTGGGGCGACCCCTACCCCTAAATGGTAAGTGTGTCTTTCACTGGGATTGTGGTAGTGGGAAATTAATAACAAATTAATAGATGAACAGTCACTGACGAAAGAGACTCAGGGAGCTTCCAAACTGTGTAACTCCCTGCCAAAGAAAACTAGGTTGACCCCTCTTTGGTTTCTGCCACCAAAGACCTAGCTATTTATCCAAGCCTTTGAATGTTAACCATCTGGTGCAGAAGGTCTTGTAAATGGGTTGTATTGgatttgcatttgtatttttacgattatttctatatttcagctgccttttaaaaacagttttactgTTTAATGTCcctctttatttgtatttttaacttttgtgctagCCATAGTTTTAACTGTATAGGCTgggtcttccttatccagaattccaaaatccaaaatactccagaaacCAAGACTCTTttcgtgggtggctgagatagtgacacctttgctttctgatagttcagtgtacacaaactttgttttgtggacaaaattatttaaaatattgtagaaAATGACCTTTAAGCTATGTATAAGAGGTCTATATgcagcataaatgaattttgtgtttagacttgggtcccatctccaagatatctcattatgtatgtatatgcaaatagaggtattctaaaatccaaaacatttctggtcctagGTGTCTtgaataagggagattcaacctgtactggGTTTTAACTCagattgttagccaccttggctCCCATATTGAGAAAAAGGTGGTGACAGGGGGTGGATACACCATCATGATGTGTGCTCATGACGCCCCTGTTCCGTCATTCCCTGGAAGTTTCTCAATATGGCACAGAGCACTTTTTACCCAAGACTGCCTTGCGCAAAAATCAATAGCAAAGTGATTGCACATAAAAGTTTGCCACCAGGTATGCAACTGACTTCCAATGAAGGTCACTAAAAATTCAGAGCTGGTTGGTGCATAGTTCCATATGGCCTCTGATGCTTTAAAGTCAAACTGGCTTTTGGGAACTGTTTCAACTATATACTTTtaggaaatactttaaaaatagagTTTTTGTATGCATATGCATAcctgtacatatacatataaataatagttTAGTTTAACTagtttttaaaagagtttaacCTATCTATatctagagagagagacagacagacagagagatctACTTTTATATGTGTGTTTGGATGGgtgtgatttaaaaagaaagcaacatCACTATTCACAGGTTTGTTCTGGATCTCAAAAGGATATACAG from Sceloporus undulatus isolate JIND9_A2432 ecotype Alabama chromosome 6, SceUnd_v1.1, whole genome shotgun sequence carries:
- the PCK2 gene encoding phosphoenolpyruvate carboxykinase [GTP], mitochondrial isoform X2; the protein is MCQGNTDTAFFAQFTLFPSPFPCSLGACSLRCWSAVPVRWAHAPRVLHGDLSKLSGRVQEFVEHGVKLCQPDSIHICDGTEKENGKILNLLESEGVIKPLTKYENCWLAKTDPKDVARVESRTVIVTENQRDTLPIPAPEVKGQLGNWMNPKTFQEAVDDRFPGCMKGRTMYVIPYSMGPIGSPLSKIGIQLTDSAYVVASMRIMTRMGVAALRTLGDGEFVKCLHSVGRPLPLNEELVNNWPCNPEKTIIAHVPKRREIVSFGSGYGGNSLLGKKCFALRIASCIAKDEGWLAEHMLILGLTNPEGKKKYVAAAFPSACGKTNLAMMNPTLPGWRVECVGDDIAWMKFDSDGVLRAINPENGFFGVAPGTSTKTNPNAMHTIQRNTIFTNVAETSEGGVYWEGIDQMIPAGVTISTWQGKPWKPALVNV